A portion of the Algimonas porphyrae genome contains these proteins:
- a CDS encoding tryptophan halogenase family protein: protein MTNRSHTPVTSVVIVGGGTAGWIAAAALSKTLGKAIDIRLIESDAIGTVGVGEATIPQIRRLNGILGIDEAAFVRATNGSFKLGIEFNNWGRRGDSYLHTFGDAGINLQGIPFHHFWRRHANTETGSSLWDYSLHHRAAYTHRMGQVDRVGRTAMTGLAYAYHFDATAYALFLRKLCEPWGVTRTEGKVIDIALDGETGHVAALTLESGERVDGDLFIDCTGFRGLLIGDALDVGWQDWSHWLPMDRAVTVPCERTDPLLPYTKATAHGAGWQWRIPLQHRTGNGHVFASNFMSEDEATAILLDNLDAAPTAEPRTLRFRTGRREHLWHKNVVSLGLASGFLEPLESTSIHIIQSNVSRLIELFPDQGFSDANVAEYNRVVTREYDLIRDFLILHYCCTQRGDTAFWRHCATMAVPDSLAHKMELFRTSGHLFRDPDDLFRESSWVQVMLGQGVRPESWHRHVDQLSDAQLAQFLSDVRQLIAKTTDPLPSHADYIRQLTG from the coding sequence ATGACAAACCGCTCCCACACTCCGGTCACATCCGTTGTCATCGTCGGCGGCGGCACAGCCGGGTGGATTGCAGCGGCGGCCCTGTCCAAGACGCTGGGCAAGGCGATCGACATTCGCCTGATCGAATCCGATGCGATTGGCACGGTCGGCGTTGGCGAGGCGACTATTCCGCAGATCCGCCGTCTGAACGGCATTCTCGGGATTGACGAAGCGGCGTTCGTGCGCGCCACCAACGGCTCCTTCAAGCTCGGGATCGAATTCAACAATTGGGGTCGCCGCGGCGACAGCTATCTGCACACATTCGGTGATGCTGGCATCAATCTGCAGGGCATCCCATTTCATCATTTCTGGCGACGGCACGCAAACACTGAGACCGGATCATCGCTGTGGGACTATTCGCTGCACCACCGCGCAGCCTATACGCACCGGATGGGTCAGGTCGACCGTGTCGGCCGGACCGCCATGACCGGGCTGGCCTATGCCTATCATTTCGATGCTACAGCCTATGCGCTGTTTTTGCGAAAGCTGTGCGAACCGTGGGGCGTCACCCGGACGGAAGGCAAGGTCATCGACATCGCCCTGGACGGCGAAACGGGACACGTCGCCGCGCTGACATTGGAGTCGGGCGAACGAGTCGACGGCGATCTATTCATAGACTGCACGGGCTTTCGCGGCCTTCTGATCGGCGACGCACTTGATGTCGGCTGGCAAGATTGGAGTCACTGGCTCCCCATGGACCGCGCCGTGACCGTGCCGTGCGAACGCACGGACCCGCTTCTACCCTATACGAAAGCGACCGCGCACGGGGCTGGCTGGCAATGGCGGATCCCGCTGCAGCATCGGACGGGTAATGGTCATGTTTTTGCCTCCAATTTCATGAGCGAAGACGAAGCCACGGCCATTCTACTCGACAATCTCGACGCGGCGCCGACGGCAGAACCACGCACGCTGCGGTTCAGAACCGGCCGCCGTGAACACCTGTGGCACAAGAACGTGGTCAGCCTGGGTCTTGCCTCGGGCTTTCTCGAGCCGCTGGAATCGACGTCGATCCACATCATTCAGAGCAATGTGTCGCGCCTGATCGAACTGTTTCCGGATCAGGGTTTTTCGGACGCCAATGTCGCCGAATATAACCGCGTCGTGACCCGGGAATATGACCTGATCCGTGATTTCCTGATCCTGCATTATTGCTGCACGCAGCGTGGCGATACGGCGTTCTGGCGTCACTGCGCGACGATGGCCGTTCCCGACAGTCTGGCCCACAAGATGGAGCTGTTCCGGACATCTGGCCACCTGTTCCGCGATCCGGACGATCTGTTCCGGGAAAGCAGCTGGGTCCAGGTCATGTTGGGTCAGGGCGTGCGCCCGGAAAGCTGGCACCGCCATGTCGATCAGCTGAGCGACGCGCAGCTCGCACAGTTCCTGTCCGATGTGCGCCAGCTGATCGCCAAGACGACCGATCCGCTCCCCAGTCACGCGGACTATATCCGCCAGCTGACGGGTTAG
- a CDS encoding tryptophan halogenase family protein: MSGTMPLSKIVIVGGGSAGWMTAAALSNAVGSSIRIDLIESEAIGTVGVGEATIPPIRTFNQRLGIDEATFIRETHGSYKLGIEFVNWLRKGHSYFHPFGQYGAEFDWVPFYQYWMREHLAGHDVGEISDYCMAWAAARNGKFEPPMRDGRNIRSRHDYAYHFDAIAYAQFLRGYAEARGVTRHEGRVDSVVQDPETGFITSVATGDGRQFSGDLFIDCSGFRGLLIEGILATGYEDWSHWLPMDRAVAVPCEPSGPTLSYTRSTAHRAGWQWRIPLEHRTGNGHVYSSAYESAEDATRTLLDTLDGKPLADPKHLRFVTGMRKQVWSKNCVAIGLSAGFMEPLESTSLHLIQYGIMRLLAMLPDAGMSPLLAREYNALTRAEYERVRDFLILHYHATERDDSDFWTYVRTMPIPDSLSYKIAHFRRHGLIVSDERELFNNPSWIAVYLGQGIWPDRAPVLSELRDTIPVAERLRQVRSAIDEAAAAMPTHDDYLQRVRGS; the protein is encoded by the coding sequence ATGTCCGGTACGATGCCTTTGTCAAAGATCGTGATCGTCGGCGGCGGGTCCGCCGGCTGGATGACGGCCGCTGCCCTGTCGAATGCGGTCGGATCATCGATCAGGATCGACCTGATCGAGTCCGAGGCGATCGGCACAGTCGGCGTGGGTGAGGCGACCATTCCGCCGATCCGGACCTTCAACCAGCGCCTGGGCATCGACGAGGCGACCTTCATTCGCGAAACGCACGGATCCTATAAGCTCGGCATCGAATTCGTGAACTGGCTTCGCAAGGGGCACAGCTACTTCCATCCCTTTGGACAGTATGGGGCGGAGTTCGACTGGGTGCCCTTCTATCAGTACTGGATGCGCGAACATCTTGCGGGCCATGATGTCGGCGAGATTTCGGATTATTGCATGGCGTGGGCTGCGGCCCGGAACGGCAAGTTCGAACCGCCCATGCGCGATGGACGCAATATCCGCTCACGCCATGATTACGCCTATCATTTCGATGCCATCGCCTATGCGCAGTTCCTGCGGGGCTATGCCGAAGCGCGCGGCGTGACCCGGCATGAAGGGCGCGTCGACAGCGTTGTTCAGGACCCGGAAACGGGCTTTATCACCTCGGTCGCGACAGGGGATGGGCGCCAGTTTTCCGGCGATCTCTTCATCGACTGTTCCGGCTTTCGCGGTCTGCTGATCGAAGGGATATTGGCGACCGGGTATGAGGACTGGTCGCACTGGCTGCCCATGGACCGTGCCGTCGCCGTCCCCTGCGAACCGTCCGGGCCGACCCTGTCTTATACGCGCTCGACGGCGCATCGTGCCGGATGGCAATGGCGCATCCCGCTCGAACATCGCACGGGCAATGGTCATGTCTACAGTTCGGCCTATGAAAGCGCCGAAGACGCCACCCGGACCCTGCTCGACACGCTCGATGGCAAGCCGCTGGCGGACCCTAAACATCTGCGTTTTGTGACGGGCATGCGCAAACAGGTCTGGTCGAAGAATTGCGTCGCTATCGGGCTGTCTGCAGGCTTCATGGAGCCGCTGGAAAGCACGTCGCTGCACCTGATCCAGTACGGAATCATGCGCCTGCTTGCCATGCTGCCCGATGCCGGAATGAGCCCACTGCTGGCCCGTGAATATAATGCGCTGACGCGCGCTGAATATGAACGTGTCAGGGATTTTCTGATCCTGCATTACCACGCGACGGAACGCGATGATTCCGATTTCTGGACCTATGTCCGGACCATGCCAATCCCGGACAGCCTGTCCTACAAGATCGCGCATTTTCGTCGGCACGGCCTGATCGTCTCAGACGAACGCGAGCTGTTCAACAATCCGAGCTGGATCGCCGTCTATCTGGGGCAGGGGATCTGGCCGGACCGGGCGCCTGTCCTATCCGAATTACGGGACACGATACCGGTGGCGGAGCGGCTGCGGCAGGTCCGGTCCGCTATCGACGAAGCCGCCGCCGCCATGCCGACCCATGACGACTATCTGCAGCGCGTTCGGGGAAGCTAA